One genomic region from Manis pentadactyla isolate mManPen7 chromosome 12, mManPen7.hap1, whole genome shotgun sequence encodes:
- the APC2 gene encoding adenomatous polyposis coli protein 2 isoform X1 codes for MGLLGLLSLLHSAFFGDQALQELKMMSSVAPYKQLVRQVEALKAENNHLRRELRDNSSHLSKLETETSGMKEVLKRLQSKLEQEARVLGSSGQTEVLEQLKALQMDIASLYNLKFQPPALEPEPAARTPEESPVHSSGPSKDSFGELSRATIRLLEELDRERCFLLNEIEKEEKEKLWYYSQLQGLSKRLDELPHVETQFSMQMDLIRQQLEFEAQHIRSLMEERFGTSDEMVQRAQIRASRLEQIDKELLSAQDRVQQTEPQALLAVKSVPVEEDPETEVPTHPEDGAPQPGNSKVEVVFWLLSMLATRDQEDTARTLLAMSSSPESCVAMRRSGCLPLLLQILHGAEAGAGGRSGTPGAPGAKDARMRANAALHNIVFSQPDQGLARKEMRVLHVLEQIRAYCETCWDWLQAQDGRPEGGGAPVPIEPQICQATCAVMKLSFDEEYRRAMNELGGLQAVAELLQVDYEMHKMTQDPLNLALRRYAGMTLTNLTFGDVANKATLCAHRGCMEAMVAQLASESEELHQVVSSILRNLSWRADIHSKKVLREVGSMAALMQCVLRASKESTLKSVLSALWNLSAHSTENKAAICQVDGALGFLVSTLTYKCQSNSLAIIESGGGILRNVSSLIATREDYRQVLRDHNCLQTLLQHLTSHSLTIVSNACGTLWNLSARSTRDQELLWDLGAVGMLRNLVHSRHKMIAMGSAAALRNLLAHRPTKYQAAATAVSPGACAPSLYVRKQRALEAELDTRHLVQALDRLGKQGPPEAEAESEAEAASKKPLPPLRLLDGLAQDYASDSGCFDDDDAPSLAAAASAAEPASPAVLSLFLGSSFLQGQALGHTPPTRLGGPEVEKEPSGEAAVAARAKAKLALAVARIDRLVEDISALHTSSDDSFSLSSGDPGQEVPREGRAQSCSPCRGPEGGRREAGSCAHPLLRLKAAHASLSNDSLNSGSASDGRCSQDPTRPRPLAVLAEHHEGPLSGQARPHLLDLNLPSVQADPAARDAVANAHVCTIKLSPSYQHVPLLEGNARVGAGPLGPGTRKQAWLPAEGLSKVPEKLVVGAPPLCMSHCSSLSSLSSAGRPGPSEAGDLDDSDTSLEGLEEAGPGEAELDGAWHRPGAASLPVAIPAPRRGRGLGVEDATPSSSSENCVQETPLVLSRCSSVSSLGSFESPSIASSIPSEPCSGLGSGTVSPSELPDSPGQTMPPSRSKTPPLAPVPSCEHDTTQFSLQWESYVKRFLDIADCRERCRLPSELDAGSVRFTVEKPDENFSCASSLSALALHEHYVQKDVELRLLPPTCLVRSQGPSQHVAGHRRWDEAGGRPEGLPAANQELELLRECLGVAMPTRLRKVASALAPGRGTLPVYMLVPAAREGDPSADSVEDMPVDFSSTTSLSDETLQGPPQDAPRGHADRHKPTGHAAPARQATGHGQRAGGTGRSTGQARGAGRGQAALELPLRRSPSTRVDRDSAYMGRARGDGALQSLCLTTPTEEAVYCFYDNDSEEEPPEAVVAAPRRVSGIPRAVKRECPAAASRKEVQAAPKAARPTRAQPSLIADEMPPCFSLSSSASSLSEPEPPNSAAARPRAREPAVPKDLGSGHDSSPGPRAKAELLRHRITSAVPRLRPQASALRHRKLPAAQPDKRPTEGPREHSDEAAGSDHASDLDSVEWRAIQEGANSIVTWLHQAAAATREASSESDSIPSMSGPLAGSPQQPAPLRKGRRPRPEGQAGSAMRPERRGPVLAQRGGSSRPRSPGGSEKPRRAPKTTSGMPAVLRGRTVIYMPSPATRAQPRGTPSPRAAPRKMGPLSPPQPAAPSKVPGPGQQRSRSLHRPGKTSELTAPSPPQRSATPPARLAKTPSSSSSQTSPASQSLPGRSPPAAQASGPLPGPGASQVPRAPARALLAKQHKTQKSPVRIPFMQRPAQRGPPALARAVPEPGPRGRAGAEGCPGARRGRLGLVRMASARSSGSESSDRSGFRRQLTFIKESHGLLCRRSELSVVEATSSASQGGSPRRGRPTLPAVFLCSSRCDELRADPQKAPVPQRSPVSSPSPSERLPRRTSSESPSRLPVRTPAGQPETVKRYASLPHISMARRPDGATPRPTADSTRRGSDGEARPLPRVAALGTTWRRIRDEDVPHILRSTLPPTALPLMGASPEGVTGNSPQRKTSDAVVQTEDFTATKTNSSTSPSLESREPPQAPAGGHTPLLGSDVDGPGPAKAPSSAMSAHEGPGVAAGGFPTSRHGSPSRSARVPPFNYVPSPMVAAATASAMEKATAPTPASLLE; via the exons GTGCTTCCTGTTGAACGAGATcgagaaggaggagaaagagaagctcTGGTACTACTCGCAGCTCCAGGGCCTGTCCAAGCGCCTGGACGAGCTTCCCCACGTGGAGACG CAGTTCTCGATGCAGATGGACCTGATCCGGCAGCAGCTGGAGTTCGAGGCCCAGCACATCCGCTCGCTGATGGAGGAGCGCTTCGGCACGTCGGACGAGATGGTGCAGCGCGCGCAG ATCCGCGCCTCGCGCCTGGAGCAGATCGACAAGGAGCTGCTGTCAGCGCAGGACCGGGTGCAGCAGACGGAACCACAG GCCCTGCTGGCGGTGAAGTCGGTGCCGGTGGAGGAAGACCCCGAGACTGAGGTCCCCACGCACCCTGAGGACGGCGCCCCGCAGCCAGGCAACAGCAAG GTGGAGGTGGTCTTCTGGTTGCTGTCCATGCTGGCGACGCGCGACCAGGAGGACACTGCGCGCACGCTGCTCGCCATGTCCAGCTCGCCGGAGAGCTGCGTGGCCATGCGCCGCTCGGGATGTCTGCCGCTGCTCTTGCAGATCCTGCACGGCGCGGAGGCGGGCGCTGGGGGTCGCAGCGGGACTCCCGGGGCGCCTGGGGCCAAGGACGCGCGCATGCGCGCCAACGCGGCACTGCACAACATCGTCTTCTCGCAGCCGGACCAGGGCCTGGCGCGCAAGGAGATGCGGGTCCTGCATGTGCTGGAGCAGATCCGCGCCTACTGCGAGACCTGCTGGGACTGGCTGCAGGCGCAGGACGGCAGGCCAGAGGGGGGCGGCG CCCCGGTCCCCATCGAGCCACAGATCTGCCAAGCCACTTGTGCTGTGATGAAGCTGTCCTTTGACGAGGAATACCGCCGTGCCATGAACGAGCTGG GCGGGCTGCAGGCCGTGGCAGAGCTGCTGCAGGTTGACTATGAGATGCACAAGATGACCCAGGACCCACTCAACCTTGCTCTGCGCCGATACGCTGGCATGACCCTCACCAACCTCACCTTCGGGGACGTCGCCAACAAG GCCACACTGTGTGCCCACCGGGGCTGCATGGAGGCCATGGTGGCCCAACTGGCTTCTGAGAGCGAGGAGCTCCACCAG GTGGTGTCCAGCATTTTACGTAACCTGTCCTGGAGGGCCGACATCCACAGCAAgaaggtgctcagggaggtgggcAGCATGGCTGCCCTGATGCAGTGTGTCCTGCGGGCCTCCAAG gAGTCCACGCTGAAGAGCGTGCTCAGCGCCCTGTGGAACCTCTCGGCGCACAGCACAGAGAACAAGGCTGCCATCTGCCAGGTGGATGGTGCGCTGGGCTTCCTGGTGAGCACGCTGACCTACAAGTGTCAGAGCAACTCGCTGGCCATCATTGAGAGTGGGGGCGGCATCCTGCGTAATGTGTCCAGCCTCATCGCCACCCGCGAGGACTACAG GCAGGTGCTGCGCGACCATAACTGCCTGCAGACGCTGCTGCAGCACCTGACGTCCCACAGCCTGACCATCGTGAGCAACGCCTGCGGCACTCTCTGGAACCTGTCTGCCCGCAGCACGCGAGACCAGGAGCTGCTCTGGGACCTGGGCGCAGTGGGCATGCTCCGCAACCTGGTGCACTCCCGCCACAAGATGATTGCCATGGGCAGTGCTGCTGCCCTGCGCAACCTGCTGGCCCACCGGCCCACCAAGTACCAGGCGGCAGCCACCGCTGTCTCCCCTGGCGCCTGCGCACCCAGCCTGTATGTGCGGAAGCAGCGCGCGCTGGAGGCCGAGCTGGACACGCGGCACCTGGTCCAGGCGCTTGACCGCCTGGGGAAGCAGGGCCCTCCTGAGGCTGAGGCCGAGTCCGAGGCCGAGGCTGCCTCCAAGAAGCCACTGCCCCCGCTGCGGCTCCTGGACGGGCTGGCACAGGACTATGCCTCGGACTCAGGCTGCTTTGATGATGACGACGCACCCTCCCTGGCCGCCGCAGCTTCTGCTGCCGAGCCTGCCAGCCCAGCCGTGCTGTCCCTCTTCCTGGGCAGCTCCTTCCTGCAGGGGCAGGCGCTGGGCCACACCCCACCCACCCGCCTTGGTGGCCCAGAGGTGGAGAAGGAGCCCAGCGGAGAGGCAGCCGTGGCGGCCAGGGCCAAGGCCAAGCTAGCGCTGGCAGTGGCGCGAATAGACCGGCTGGTGGAGGACATCTCGGCCCTGCACACATCATCCGATGACAGCTTCAGCCTCAGTTCAGGGGACCCAGGGCAGGAGGTGCCGCGGGAGGGCCGTGCTCAGTCCTGCTCGCCCTGCCGGGGGCCCGAGGGTGGGCGGCGGGAGGCGGGCAGCTGTGCCCACCCGCTGCTGCGGCTCAAGGCAGCCCACGCCAGCCTCTCCAACGACAGTCTCAACAGCGGCAGCGCCAGTGACGGGCGCTGCTCCCAGGACCCTACAAGGCCCCGCCCACTGGCTGTGCTTGCCGAGCACCATGAAGGGCCTCTGAGCGGCCAGGCGCGGCCCCACCTGCTTGACCTCAACCTGCCAAGTGTCCAGGCTGATCCGGCGGCCAGAGACGCGGTGGCCAACGCCCACGTGTGCACCATCAAACTGTCACCCAGCTACCAACATGTGCCACTGCTCGAGGGCAATGCCAGGGTGGGCGCAGGGCCACTGGGCCCTGGGACACGGAAGCAGGCCTGGCTGCCTGCAGAGGGCCTGAGCAAGGTTCCCGAGAAGCTGGTGGTGGGGGCGCCACCCCTCTGCATGTCCCACTGCAGCTCCCTGTCCTCCCTGTCCTCGGCTGGCCGCCCGGGCCCCAGTGAAGCTGGGGACCTGGATGACAGTGACACTTCCCTGGAGGGGTTGGAGGAGGCAGGCCCCGGTGAGGCAGAGCTGGATGGGGCCTGGCACAGGCCTGGGGCCGCCTCCCTGCCTGTGGCCATTCCGGCGCCCCGGCGAGGCCGGGGCCTGGGGGTGGAGGACGCCACGCCGTCCAGCTCGTCAGAGAACTGTGTGCAGGAAACCCCGCTGGTGCTGAGCCGCTGCAGCTCGGTGAGCTCCCTGGGCAGCTTCGAGAGCCCCTCCATTGCCAGCTCCATCCCCAGCGAGCCCTGCAGCGGGCTGGGCAGCGGCACAGTGAGCCCCAGCGAGCTGCCCGACAGCCCTGGACAGACCATGCCACCAAGCCGCAGCAAGACACCGCCACTGGCCCCAGTGCCGTCCTGCGAGCATGACACCACGCAGTTCAGTCTGCAGTGGGAGAGCTACGTGAAGCGCTTCCTGGACATCGCCGACTGCCGGGAGCGCTGCCGGCTGCCATCTGAGCTGGATGCAGGCAGCGTGCGCTTCACAGTGGAGAAGCCCGACGAGAACTTCTCGTGTGCCTCAAGCCTCAGCGCGCTGGCCCTGCACGAGCACTACGTGCAGAAGGACGTGGAGCTGCGGCTGCTGCCCCCCACCTGCCTGGTGCGCAGCCAAGGCCCCAGCCAGCATGTGGCCGGGCACCGCCGGTGGGACGAGGCTGGGGGTCGCCCCGAGGGGCTGCCGGCTGCCAACCAGGAGTTGGAGCTGCTGCGTGAGTGCCTGGGTGTGGCCATGCCCACCCGGCTCCGCAAGGTGGCCTCAGCACTGGCGCCCGGCCGTGGCACACTGCCCGTGTACATGCTGGTGCCTGCAGCCCGGGAGGGTGACCCCAGCGCTGACTCGGTTGAGGACATGCCGGTTGACTTCTCCAGCACCACCTCGCTCAGTGACGAGACACTGCAGGGACCGCCCCAGGACGCGCCCAGAGGGCATGCAGACAGGCACAAGCCCACAGGCCACGCCGCCCCTGCCAGGCAGGCCACTGGGCACGGGCAGAGGGCAGGAGGCACAGGCCGGAGCACAGGGCAGGCCCggggggcaggcaggggccaggCAGCGCTGGAACTGCCTCTCCGCCGGTCCCCCAGCACCCGCGTGGACAGGGACAGCGCCTACATGGGCCGGGCACGAGGGGATGGGGCGCTGCAGTCACTGTGCCTCACGACGCCCACAGAGGAGGCCGTGTACTGCTTCTATGACAACGACTCTGAAGAAGAGCCCCCCGAGGCGGTGGTGGCGGCTCCCCGGCGGGTGTCCGGGATCCCCCGTGCAGTGAAGAGGGAGTGCCCAGCCGCGGCCAGCAGGAAGGAGGTGCAGGCCGCACCCAAGGCCGCGCGGCCCACCAGGGCCCAGCCCAGCCTGATCGCCGACGAGATGCCACCGTGCTTTTCCCTCAGCTCCTCAGCCAGCTCTCTCAGCGAGCCCGAGCCCCCCAATTCTGCGGCGGCCCGGCCTCGAGCCCGCGAGCCAGCGGTCCCCAAGGACCTGGGCAGTGGGCATGACAGCTCCCCAGGCCCGCGGGCAAAGGCCGAGCTGCTGCGGCACCGCATCACCTCAGCTGTGCCCAGGCTCCGGCCCCAGGCGTCAGCCCTGCGGCACCGCAAGCTCCCAGCTGCCCAGCCAGACAAAAGGCCCACGGAGGGGCCCCGGGAGCACAGCGACGAGGCTGCAGGCTCAGACCACGCGTCGGACCTGGACAGTGTGGAGTGGCGTGCCATCCAGGAGGGCGCCAACTCCATCGTCACGTGGCTGCACCAGGCGGCAGCAGCCACACGCGAGGCCTCATCCGAGTCGGATTCCATCCCATCCATGTCGGGGCCCTTGGCAGGCTCCCCCCAGCAGCCTGCCCCACTCAGGAAGGGGAGACGGCCAAGGCCAGAGGGCCAGGCAGGCAGCGCCATGCGGCCGGAGAGACGGGGCCCTGTCCTGGCTCAACGTGGCGGCAGCAGCCGGCCCCGCTCTCCCGGTGGCTCTGAGAAACCGCGTAGAGCTCCAAAGACCACGTCTGGAATGCCAGCTGTGCTCCGGGGGCGGACAGTGATCTACATGCCAAGCCCAGCCACCCGGGCTCAGCCCAGAGGCACCCCCAGTCCCCGTGCAGCACCGAGGAAGATGGGACCCCTGAGCCCCCCACAGCCAGCAGCCCCCTCCAAAGTGCCAGGCCCCGGACAGCAGCGGTCCCGAAGCCTACACCGGCCAGGCAAGACCTCAGAGCTCACAGCGCCCAGCCCGCCCCAGAGGAGTGCCACGCCACCCGCCCGCCTCGCCAAGACTCCCTCGTCCAGCTCCTCCCAGACCTCCCCTGCCTCTCAGTCCCTGCCCGGGAGGTCACCCCCTGCCGCCCAGGCTTCAGGGcccctgcctggccctggggctTCTCAGGTGCCCAGGGCCCCTGCGCGGGCCCTGCTGGCCAAGCAGCACAAGACACAGAAGTCGCCGGTTCGGATCCCGTTCATGCAGAGGCCCGCTCAGCGGGGCCCACCAGCCCTGGCCAGGGCAGTCCCGGAGCCAGGCCCCAGGGGCCGGGCAGGGGCTGAGGGGTGTCCAGGCGCCCGGAGAGGCCGCCTGGGCCTGGTGCGCATGGCCTCTGCCCGCTCCAGTGGTAGCGAGTCCTCTGACCGCTCAGGTTTCCGGCGGCAGCTGACCTTTATCAAGGAGTCCCATGGCCTGCTGTGCCGGCGCTCAGAGCTGTCAGTTGTGGAGGCCACGAGCTCCGCCTCCCAGGGTGGGTCGCCCCGCCGAGGCCGGCCCACGCTGCCTGCCGTCTTCCTCTGCTCCTCGCGCTGTGATGAGCTGCGGGCAGACCCCCAGAAGGCCCCAGTCCCCCAGCGGTCCCCCgtgtccagccccagccccagcgaGCGGCTGCCCCGGCGCACCAGCTCTGAGAGCCCGTCCCGCCTGCCTGTCCGCACGCCAGCTGGCCAGCCTGAGACGGTCAAGCGTTATGCCTCCCTGCCTCACATCAGCATGGCCCGCAGGCCCGACGGTGCCACCCCAAGACCTACAGCTGACAGCACCCGCCGAGGCAGCGATGGGGAGGCCCGCCCACTGCCCAGGGTGGCCGCACTGGGCACCACGTGGCGCCGCATCCGGGATGAGGATGTTCCCCACATTCTGCGGAGCACGCTGCCCCCCACTGCCCTGCCACTGATGGGCGCTTCGCCGGAGGGGGTCACTGGAAACTCCCCTCAGCGCAAGACCAGTGATGCTGTAGTCCAGACGGAGGACTTCACGGCCACCAAGACCAATTCCAGCACATCCCCCAGCCTAGAGAGCAGAGAGCCCCCCCAGGCTCCAGCCGGTGGCCACACACCCCTCCTTGGCAGCGATGTGGATGGGCCTGGGCCTGCCAAGGCACCCTCGTCTGCCATGTCTGCCCACGAGGGCCCaggggtggctgctgggggcttCCCCACGAGCCGGCACGGCTCCCCCAGCCGCTCAGCGCGCGTCCCCCCCTTCAACTATG